Below is a window of Cytophaga hutchinsonii ATCC 33406 DNA.
CCAGCAGTACAACATGTATTCCAAAATCTTCTTTTCCGCTAAACACAACCGTTAAAATAATTACAGCAAGCGCCAGTAAACCTGTATAAACAAACATGAGTATAAACTCACGTAAGCGTGTATTTTTAAAAAGAAACAATAATACGGAAAAACATAAGGCTACGTGAAACGCAATGATGAAACGTAAAAATACATTGTGCCATTTGCGGTATCTTGCTTCGGAGATCGTACTATGAACTTCACTTATCCGGTAACCATCCACTTGTGTTGAATTATCTGTCGCTTCAAGCTCTCCATCTACAGTGGTAACAGGATAGTCTCTGGAAATACCATCCATACTCGTAACAACCGGACTGAATCTGTTTGATTTATATTTGTTCAGGGTTTCTTCCGGACTGTCAAAATAGGTATCTGAATAGTTATAACTATATTTTTTATAGAGCTTTAAAAAAACTGAAATATCACGCAAACGTTCTGCATCGGTTTTCTTTTGCAGCTGATACGTTTCAAAATACAATGTATCTACCGGCTTGTAACTTCCATCTGCATTATAATTATAATATACCTCTGTAATATAATTATCTTCTGTCAGGTATAATTTCGGACAGCCAATTACATCACGTGTATATTTTGAATCAATCATTTCAGAATCATATAAAAAGAAATTCCGCATGGCTGGTTTTACACGTTCAATGTAATACGTTTCAGCAGCATTTCCATTTGATTCCCTGTAAATTGCATACCCATATTCTTCTAAAAATTCATAATGTAAAAAAGAGGAATCAGAAGGAAAATATCGGTAAGAAGGTTCTTTTCCCATAAAATAAAAACTTGCCTGGTTATAGATTACTGCTTCGTTTCTGATCTCTTCATCGGTCATTAATTTTGATTTGCGTATATCAACAATCAAGGGATAGAATATAATATGCAGCATGCATAACAGGAATACATATAAATAAGCCAGCTGTTCTTTAAACCCGTTAAGGACTACCCGTTTTCCGAATGTTTTGGTAACATTAAATTGTATCAGGATATAAACGAATAAAAATGCTTCCAGAACAGCTGTTAATACAGCAATTAAGATCACGCCAATAATATCATCGTCTCCTGTATTATCCAGCTTCACCAGAAAAGGAATCGGCAGCGTAATCAATGTAATAAGAAACCACGACCAGGTAATTGTAGGCAATTGGAGCTGCCAGCCTAAAGGTGCGTTTTTCAATAAATACGCATCAAATGAACGTATAAATGATGGAGTAATGTTATATAAGAATTTTCTCATGATGCCTTCGTGTAAACTATTATAATTGAAAAAGCTGTTTCGTTGAGGTACTGATATCTCTGAAATATTTAATGGTATATCCATTTGAGATTAGCATGCTTAACACATCAGCCGCAGTAATTGCTGTGTTTGTGCGTACAATAATAGTGATGCCGCTTTCTGAAAACTGAACGGCATGATTTGAAAATATCGGCTGTAATTCTTTGCTTGTAAAATTACCGGAAAGTTCGAACACATTTTCATCGCGCTCCTGCATAAAAGCATTCATAGCTCCGCTGTAATCACAACGGCCGTTCCGCAGAAATATAATGTTATCTGCTACATGTTCCACTTCGTGTAGTTGTTGCGAACTTAAAATTACACTTACCGGATTTTTGATTGAACTGGCCATGGATTTAAAATCCTGCAGGATCCATTCCTGCGCATTGATATCCAGATTGGCAAGCGGTTCATCCAGCACTAATATCCTGGGCGACCATACCAGCATCTTTGCTAATTCAAAACGCAATTTGTATCCGCTCGATAATTCTTTCCAGCCCAAATGTGCAAAGTTGGATAAGCCCATTCGATGAATAACAAACTCAACGATCTTTTCATTTTCTTCACCAACGATATTATGAATAGTAGCTGCATAATGCAGGTTCTCACGCAATGTTCCCTGCCAGCTTTCAAGGCGCTGCGGTATATAAGCGATGCGGTGTTTGATCAGGTAATCCTCTGTCGTTTCCTGCCCATCAAACTGATATTGCAGCACACCTTCATCATAGCTCAGCAAACGTGCAAGGATGCGCAGCAGTGTCGTCTTTCCGTTACCGTTCTCTCCTACAATACCGGTGATCTCGCCGGCGTTTAAAACCGTACTTACCGGACCCAGTTTAAAATTTCCTTTCTGAGAATATTTTTTAACCACATCAACGGCGTTTAAAACCGGAGTATTCGGATAATTGGCAACCAGCTTACGTTCTAATTCTTCATAAGAATATGCGCTTATGCGATTAAAAATAACAGTGCCCTGTTGCAGGATATTAACCGCGTCTTCTTCTGTTATATCCGACTCTCCCAGCCGTCTCAGCGAATTGTATGTACTCCGCAGCTGAACAGCTTCTTCCAGGTCAGTAGCAACAACTGTGTAATCACGAATAAAATCCATCAGACTGCACGTTGTCCGGTGACACTCTTTATTTATTATAGAGCGTTCAATCTGAGACAACCGAAACGCCGCATTTATTATACCCATAAAATATGACCGATAAAATAATATGTAAACTTGTAAACGAACATAATCAAAATAACCAGTTTCTTAAAGTAATAATCCACGAATAATAGCAAGAGTTATTCACCATTCACGTTAAGTATGCGCAACATCCACTGAAAGAAATAATAGATGCATAGTTGTGAATTTGTTACGACTAAACAGTATTTTTTACGTTTGCTTTCAGTACGTTAATTGAACGAATTTGCTGTAGAATACATATATATGTAGAAAATTAAATATCCCGAAGACATATCAAGTAATCTTTTTTATCTCTATTTTCGAATATTCATTTACAATAAGTTATGTCAAAGGGAGAATCGAATATTGCGATTGTTGGGGCGTTTACAGCCAATTTATTAATTGCAGTCATAAAGTTTATTGCAGCAGCTATTACCGGAAGTTCAGCTATGTTATCGGAAGGCATACACTCCCTGGTTGATACAGGTAATACAGGTTTGCTTTTATTTGGCGATTATCGCAGTAAAAAGAAACCTACACCAAGCCATCCTTTTGGTTATGGCCGTGAGCTTTATTTCTGGAGTCTTGTTGTTGCGATCTCGCTTTTTGCCATAGGTGGCGGTATGTCTATCTATGAAGGGATCCTACACATTCAGCACCCGGAAAAAATGGAAGATCCGTTCTGGAATTATATTGTGATCGCTGTAGCCTTTGTATTAAGCGGCGGTTCATTATATGTAGCGGTAAAAAAGTTTCTGGAAGACAATCCGGATAAATCATTCTGGAGAGCCATTAAAGAAAGTAAAGATCCGGGAACGTTCAGTATTCTGTTTGAAGATACAGCAGACATTTTAGGTCTGATCGTCGCTTTTTTAGGTGTTTACCTGGGGCATACCTTAAACAATCCATACATTGATGGCGCTGCCTCTATTGTGATCGGTTTGATCTTATCCAGCCTGTCTTTAATGCTTGCGTATGAAACAAAAAGTTTGCTGATCGGCGAGAGTGCCGACGAAACACTGATCAACGAAATTGTGCTGCTTGTAAAAGAAAACCCTGCGGTTGTAAACGTAAGAAGTCCGTTAACACTGCACTTCGGACCAAAAGATATTTTACTTGCGTTAGATATTCAGTTTGACGAAAAATTAATGATGAATGAAGTTGCTACCTATATTGATGAAATCGAACACAATGTCCGCGCTAAATTTCCGGAGATTAAGCGCATCTACATTGAGATCAAATCGATCACTTATTTTTCAACTTCGACTCATAAGCCCGTTTAATAAGAGTACCGGAAGAGCATTAAATTACTGTAACTAAAAACGCCCATGATTTAAATCATGGGCGTTTTTAATTCTATGCTTTTCTAATTTTATTCCTACGCATCTGAAACTAACCTTTCAGGATACGTAATTTATCGTTCAGTTTTTTCAGCTCTGCTTCTGCTTGTCTGATTTTTTCCATTACCTGATCTTTCAATGCAGAAGCTTTAGGAGAATTGGCAAAGAACGCCATGTTATTATTATATTGTTCAATTTCAGATTTAACAGCAAGTGCTTTACGCTGCAGGTCTTTCAATAAAGATTCTACGTTTTTGCTTCCGCCCTGTTTTACTTCAATCTTTAATTGTAACTTTTCTTTTGCTTCCGCATCCAATGGCATCTTATCGATCATTGACATCAAAACGGTAAGAAGTTTTTCCTGGATTATCTTTTTATTGTCCATCGGCACATAACCAAGTTCTTCCCATTTCTGGATATACCCGAATAAGGTATCTTCTGTTTCGGCGATGCCTGCCTTCGCTTTGGCTTCAAGTTCCGTTAAGTAGGCCTCCTTCGCTTTTAAATTTTCCAGCAAGGCTGTTTCTGCCTGTACTTTAAGTTCGCGCTGCTGTTTGAAAAAATAATCGCAGGCATTTTTAAACCGTTCGTAAATACTGTCTTTGTATTTAATCGGTACCTGCCCGATCTTAGCCCAATCCTTTTGCAATTGAATCAACTGTCTGGATGTAGCCGCATAGTCTTCATTGTCTTTTAATGCTTCTGCCTTTTCGCAAAGTTCTGTTTTCTTCTCTAAATTCTCTTTACGTTTTGCATCCAGCTTTTTAAAGAAGGCATTTTTATTTGAAAAGAATTTTTTACCCGATGCCCAGAATGCTTTTGATAATTCTTTTAATTTATCTTCCGGCACCTGCCCGATCTTCTTCCACTCTTCCTGTATATGCAGTACAGCATCTGATTTTTCTTTCCAGTCGTCTATCTTTTCAGAAATAAAATCTTCATATTCTTTTAGCTTTTCAATCAATGCTGTTTTCAAAACATAATTTGCTTCTTTCTGTTTTGAAAATTCTTCTAAAAAAGCCTGACGTTTTACATGAATCGCATCGCTTACTGCTTTTAATTTAGCCCAGATCGATTCATGATCTTCTTTCGGAACAGGACCAATATGTCTGAACTCTTCCTGCAACTTACGCATTTCATTGAATGCATGCTGCACGTTTGTATGCGCCAGTAACTGTTCTACTTTTGCAACAAGCTCCTGTTTTAACGTTAAATTCTTTCTTCTGTCGAGTTCTTTCAGTTCAAAATACATGCTCCGGTTGTTATAAAACATATCCGTCAAAGCCTGGTATTTTGCCCAAAGCTCTTTAGCTTCTGTAGCAGGCACGGGACCTGTAGCCTTCCAGGTTTCCTGTATTTTTTTAAACTCCTGAAAAGATTGTGCACTTTCATCTGAAGCAATGATAGCACGCATTT
It encodes the following:
- a CDS encoding ABC transporter ATP-binding protein, with amino-acid sequence MGIINAAFRLSQIERSIINKECHRTTCSLMDFIRDYTVVATDLEEAVQLRSTYNSLRRLGESDITEEDAVNILQQGTVIFNRISAYSYEELERKLVANYPNTPVLNAVDVVKKYSQKGNFKLGPVSTVLNAGEITGIVGENGNGKTTLLRILARLLSYDEGVLQYQFDGQETTEDYLIKHRIAYIPQRLESWQGTLRENLHYAATIHNIVGEENEKIVEFVIHRMGLSNFAHLGWKELSSGYKLRFELAKMLVWSPRILVLDEPLANLDINAQEWILQDFKSMASSIKNPVSVILSSQQLHEVEHVADNIIFLRNGRCDYSGAMNAFMQERDENVFELSGNFTSKELQPIFSNHAVQFSESGITIIVRTNTAITAADVLSMLISNGYTIKYFRDISTSTKQLFQL
- a CDS encoding cation diffusion facilitator family transporter; amino-acid sequence: MSKGESNIAIVGAFTANLLIAVIKFIAAAITGSSAMLSEGIHSLVDTGNTGLLLFGDYRSKKKPTPSHPFGYGRELYFWSLVVAISLFAIGGGMSIYEGILHIQHPEKMEDPFWNYIVIAVAFVLSGGSLYVAVKKFLEDNPDKSFWRAIKESKDPGTFSILFEDTADILGLIVAFLGVYLGHTLNNPYIDGAASIVIGLILSSLSLMLAYETKSLLIGESADETLINEIVLLVKENPAVVNVRSPLTLHFGPKDILLALDIQFDEKLMMNEVATYIDEIEHNVRAKFPEIKRIYIEIKSITYFSTSTHKPV
- a CDS encoding DUF349 domain-containing protein, giving the protein MGVSEELNNEFQLHDSVELAGNEEVHKEDFSQFSKAELLKFLENIQLENNYQEVSSNLKSIRIHYDHLFDQEQHIALEKYLEDGSLAEDFKYRKDETSLAFEAVYSKLKDKISTHFAELEKNKHKNLETKNGLLEKMRAIIASDESAQSFQEFKKIQETWKATGPVPATEAKELWAKYQALTDMFYNNRSMYFELKELDRRKNLTLKQELVAKVEQLLAHTNVQHAFNEMRKLQEEFRHIGPVPKEDHESIWAKLKAVSDAIHVKRQAFLEEFSKQKEANYVLKTALIEKLKEYEDFISEKIDDWKEKSDAVLHIQEEWKKIGQVPEDKLKELSKAFWASGKKFFSNKNAFFKKLDAKRKENLEKKTELCEKAEALKDNEDYAATSRQLIQLQKDWAKIGQVPIKYKDSIYERFKNACDYFFKQQRELKVQAETALLENLKAKEAYLTELEAKAKAGIAETEDTLFGYIQKWEELGYVPMDNKKIIQEKLLTVLMSMIDKMPLDAEAKEKLQLKIEVKQGGSKNVESLLKDLQRKALAVKSEIEQYNNNMAFFANSPKASALKDQVMEKIRQAEAELKKLNDKLRILKG